AGCCACATTTTTTGATGTGCTCATAGAGTTTTAAAACTGGATGTTTATCAACCTCAATGTTTTCTATAGCACTCCTCTGTCCGAAGCATACAAGATGAGTTTTTGCTCTGGATACTGCCACGTTGAAAAGTTCTTTCGTAAAAAGCCTTGATCTTTTAAATTGTTCCGGCTCTGAGCATACAAGACTGAAAAGGATTATTTCCTTTTCATCGCCTTGAAAGGTATGTACTGTCCCAATCGTTATTTTATTGTTTTGAAAGATATTTCTCAGATAGTCTTTCTGAGCTTTAAAAGGTGTTATGACGCCTAAATGTGAGTCCTTCACATAGCCCCTAAGATTTTGTATAAATTTTACAATTTCGTTTGCTTCCTCTTCGTTGATGTGACTCTCTTTTTGTTTTTTGCTCTTTCCATTTACATCGATAAATATAAGATGATGATTGAATAGATCTTCTAATTCACTTGGCAAAGGCTTGTTGAAGTCATAGCGTTTCTTTTTGGTCATGACCTTTAAGCCGTAGCCGATAAGATTATCGCAAAACTTTATGATTGGCTCCTGACATCGAAAGTGTTCTATAAGCCGTCTCTTCTGTTGTTCGGTGTTATCAATAGATTCAACTGTTCCCAGTGCTGATTGACGAATATGCAGATGTAGTGGTAAGTCTTTAATTTTATCTTCAATCTTCTCTGCTCCAGGCAGATTTGGCAGTACTGGGGAGAGTTGGTTTTTATCACCAATAACCACGAACCTCTTTGCTCTTACATACACAGGAAGCACGTAACAGAAAAGTGTCTGACTTCCTTCATCAACAATGGCTGTATCAATCATATCAGGCGACACAGGAAAAGAGTTGCGAACCGAAAGAGCTGTTGATATGACAATCGGAAAATATTGCAAAATCTGCCTCCAATATTTCCACAAGTTTACGTTATCTCCATCCAAAGTCATCCTTTTGATTTCATCGTCATCCTGCAGCTTCCAGTAAAAATACTCCTTCAGCCTCACAAGCAACTCACGCTCGTTTTGCCTGAATTCTCTCTCGGTCCTCTCTAAATAGGCACGCAACTCTTTTAGCTCACTCTCACTCTTTGCAATCTCCTCAGCCAATTTCCTCGTAAGCTCTCCAAGTTGATTTATCTCTGAGTGTCTGTTAAATAGAGCACTGAGCTCGTTTATGATTTGATAGTTTAATCTATATAACTCTCTGCAGGATAGATATTTTAAGTCCTCGACTCCCTTTAGGCGAAGTCCTCTCTCTGTGGCAAATTCAGAGAGATCTGTCTTAAATTTTGATCCAAAGAATGGTAAAAAAACATACCACCTTGTAAGTCTTCCGAGGAGCCATCTGAAGGTGTATAGATTTTCTTTACTAAAATCGTCTCTTCTCTCTCTACTTACAAAGAGCTCGTCTATTTTTGAATCGACATCCTTAAGAAGATCAGTTGTCTGAGTAATCGTCTCTTTTAACTCAAGGCATCTCATGATTTTCTCTTTGTGGCTTTTCACCAAATCTCTCAAATTGAGAATTTTCTCCCTGAGGATTCTTT
The sequence above is drawn from the Syntrophorhabdaceae bacterium genome and encodes:
- a CDS encoding AAA domain-containing protein; this translates as MLNQLLEGYQEFLETASHGMDYCSEGDIVTYLSEQSTLSLIENLRDKGIGNFDVLGILNDSERIQVHEKLDELNDPELTKDKEKLAIGFMVFKSNQKVDGKRDYYSPAVIFPLEHKNNKLEVRNKIVNKLIVKKDIKDEDDLKTIIEFVLNLGQCVLPLPAFVDIPFVLISGKKALETFQRWYSRRKNEPLDESIQIFLLKNTAFIYIYKESAEYLKQIKKDTEDILKNISKSRNKLNHLFTQIKPSIGEDEEERILAERRWLVTENDLTKSQMSNYARILSQPLTAIEGPPGTGKTHLIATFCLDRLLEKYLHEFEKDLHNSNKNSTRNTDYTVLVTSTNNKAVDNVVTKLMEFDEDAKKSFQIDKMLHSCARLGRNEYIGGFISQLKSLVSSNLSIEEIADNKRILREKILNLRDLVKSHKEKIMRCLELKETITQTTDLLKDVDSKIDELFVSRERRDDFSKENLYTFRWLLGRLTRWYVFLPFFGSKFKTDLSEFATERGLRLKGVEDLKYLSCRELYRLNYQIINELSALFNRHSEINQLGELTRKLAEEIAKSESELKELRAYLERTEREFRQNERELLVRLKEYFYWKLQDDDEIKRMTLDGDNVNLWKYWRQILQYFPIVISTALSVRNSFPVSPDMIDTAIVDEGSQTLFCYVLPVYVRAKRFVVIGDKNQLSPVLPNLPGAEKIEDKIKDLPLHLHIRQSALGTVESIDNTEQQKRRLIEHFRCQEPIIKFCDNLIGYGLKVMTKKKRYDFNKPLPSELEDLFNHHLIFIDVNGKSKKQKESHINEEEANEIVKFIQNLRGYVKDSHLGVITPFKAQKDYLRNIFQNNKITIGTVHTFQGDEKEIILFSLVCSEPEQFKRSRLFTKELFNVAVSRAKTHLVCFGQRSAIENIEVDKHPVLKLYEHIKKCGFVT